Within Osmia lignaria lignaria isolate PbOS001 chromosome 11, iyOsmLign1, whole genome shotgun sequence, the genomic segment TTCTCTCCTGGTCTATGGGCATTTGGCCTCTTCAAGTTTACAATTCGTTCGCTTTTATACGTTACATTTTCGTGGTCGGCCTTTTGGtatggaattattatttatacaacTAACGCTTTATAATTCGACAGCTTGTTActcaatatattattataatttctcaGTTATTAATGATAGTGATCCTGAACACAGAAATGTATCTGGATGGAAGCGACGCCGAAGCGAATCTGGATGCTTTAATGATGACCGGATGTAGTGTTTTAGCAGTGTCGAAGGTGATATGTTTCCGACTCTACTCTTCGAGATTGATCATCAATTTTTCCTCGGCTGCGAAAGATTACAACGAGCTCGACAACGACAACTATGACGACAATAAGAAACGAACGATCATGCGACGACACGCGTACATGGCCAAAGTAACGCTAATCAGTCTGGTACTTTCTGCAAATTTCTGTGCAGCTATCTTTGCCATTTTGCCTGTATTGCTAAGTAACGAAGAGGAGAGCAACGTGACCGTGGAAGATACGGTGAAATACCCTATGCCTTCGGCACACGTTATAGAACTGGTCAAGTTTCCAGAGAGTTTGCAACTGATAATTTTCATTATGGAATTCTTAATGTTGGTGGTCACCACTATCGGAAACCAAGGTAATGATTGGTAATGAGCTTGGTAATGATTTGAGAAGCTGAAAGATTGTCTTGAATTTTGATCATCGTCGGTAGGCAGCGATGGTCTTTTCTTTGGTATCGTTTTTCACCTGTGCGGTCAAGCAGAGATACTGAAAATAAAGTTTAACAAAGCGATCGACGACAGTGATAGAGATGCAGAAAATTTACACTTGTTAATCAACAGACacgattatttattgaaattgagCGTGATGCTGAACGATACAATCAGTTTGGTTTTGGCTATGCAACTGTTAGTCAGTTGTATACTTATTTGTACGTGCGGTGAGCATTTATAAATCTTTAATTTGCCCGTTGACACGTTGATTGACACGTTAGTTTAGTATAATTAATCCATTCATCGCTACGTCAGTTGAATTTCATTCGGTCGCATAGCTATGCAATGATAACCGACCTTCATAATTATAGACAGCCTCAAAAGTATTAATTCCGCTAAATTATAACGTGTCAATCAATGCATTGAAAATGCAATTGCATACCATagtggcggctcgtagctaCAATTAGTGGGGATGCTACTCCAAAAAATGtttagcctttgttttaaaaaaccggcACTGCGGGAGCGACAATGCTCTCTCTCGCGCAGAGCCTCGCGCAGagcctcgcgcgcagcttcctatgtgcgcatgcgcacacagTCAACcaccacgccgctggaactgtgaGGTGCACAGTTCCATATAGtacaccgatgacaagatgtcccatgaaacaaatgcaaatgcgtgcttctgatgggacatcttgtcatcggtgcacggtacaaagatttttgtatctttttcataaattgggggatggctactgacattaagctgAAGGATTATACAATActgtacaagtataaagaaagaattaaagaaaacaggactcatattaaatattatcgataatatcaagtagaaatagggggtgctgcagctccacagtgcctatacgcgTGCCGCCACTGTTACATCCTTAATTAACCCCCTATTGTTTTCCTAGGATTTCAGTTCATTCTCGCACTGCACGATGGAAATGTTGTGATGGTGATAAAAACGTTCATCATACTGAGCACTTTGATGATACAACTGTTCGCGTACAGTTACTTGGGTAATTACTTGAAATGCCAAATGGATGATATAGGATACTCTTCGTACAATTGCAGCTGGTACAACCTTCCAACAAACGTGGCCATGGTTATTGTAATCGTGATCCTAAAAGCTCAGAAACCGGTTCATCTAATGGCTGGAAAGTTCTTCGTCGTCAATCTGGAGGGTTTTATGAGCATTCTGAAGACTTCGATGTCGTATCTGTCGGTACTCCGCGTAATGATAAACACATGATTCTTCTGTCTTAGTTGTCGAGCATGTGCTTTGGGTGCTCGAGGCAATTCAATTAAAAGAAGTAAGTGCGGTAATGTAGTGATTTAAGGAGCAGCTATGTAAACGTAATAAAGTATAACCGCGAATCGTGGCTTTTCTAATCTACAAAACGATCTTAAGTCGTCACGGGGGcttgaaaattataatagcaGTATAATAAAGCAGGCGTTAAGTAAACACGCGCAATGCTGTTTTGCATTTGCGATGCATTATAGTGAATTCGTTTGCAAACGGCGATTGCAAAATTCGCCTCCTCGAGTGCGGCAACAAGAATAGCATGATATTGACCCAGTACCAGGGTCTTCGCGCTTTTGGATACATTTCAAAGGTCGATCACGCGAGACCAGAAATATTTGTTCGACGCTGGATCAATGGAAAAgagaaacaataaaataattttaaacaaaaaatacaaccaacTTCAATATGctctaaaaagtataaaataatttatatttcatttatacaattgCGTAACAATTATTAATGGAACCTCTTGCTACATTAACAAAATGCCCTAAAAGGTATAAAAtaacttctatttcatttataccaatactccgCAGCTATTAGAGAATACTAAATTCTACCTTTTAAggggcggcgcaaaattaaaaacatttcttctactaggaagatcccaGTTCAGGCGTCGGTAGCCTATGACTTGCGGGTCACCAAGTGATCTATTTGATAATTTCAGGTAAACGATTGTTTACTTGGTTtcattaatagctgtggagtattggtataaatgaaacagAAGTTATTTTGTACCTTTTAGCGAATTTTGTTAATGTAGTAAGAGGTTCCATTAATAACTGTTACTCagttgtataaacgaaatataaattattttatactttttagcgcattttgaagtcggttgtattttttgttaaaaattattttatttcacacttttcagtGGATCGAGCAGTATTTGTTTGCTGCCGTAAGGAAGTTTACCGTtgttattggttaattgcaataacaatagttattaacgaTAAAAAGTTCCATAGACTTTTGCAAGTAGccgatcgaaaaaaaaaattaatggatGAACGTGTCTGCAGGAGGTTCGAACGCGATTGATTACCTATAACAAATCAATTTTTTGCGATCAGTTTTACCCGCGCAATAATGTAAATCAAATGTAAGTCAAAATGTAAATCGATGCATAGACATgggaaaatgattaattttgataCGACGTACGGGCTTAACGAGAATCCCTCCGATGAGTTTGTTGCCAAAATAGTTAGTTATAATAATGGCGTGCTTCCGCTTTTGAGTCATTCGATTGATGAAGCCAGAAGATATTTGACTAGGTTCCTACGATGTCTAATCGATAAGGCATCGCGTTATCTTTATAATATACTACGTAACGCAGGATGTATTTGCTCGTGATCTGAAATATCTACTTACTAAAGAAATAGTAGGAATATTCTTTACACAGTACAGCTACAATTGAACGCATCCTGGAAAACACTGTGGAACCCTTTCTTTCGTATTCTGCAGAAACGACACTCGCCAGACTGAACTACTTTGAGAGACTTTGTATTTTACAAAATGTagcaataattttacaaattcgcAATTGAACCGTCCTCCCTAGAATTTTCTTTACAACTTCGCAGCTGACGTAGAACCGTAAGGGTACACGATGACATATAGTTAAGCGATTACGGTCAATAAAATATGAGTCGAAAAGCACGATGCTATGACAGAAAGATAGCGATAAGATCAACAGACTGTTTCTCGACCTGTTCGAGCATTCAGTAAAAATGCGGACATCGAAGAACAAAGACTTCGCTTACGCGATGAGACCGTTCAAGATTCTCTCCTGGTCTATGGGCATTTGGCCTCTTCAAGTTTACAATTCGTTCGCCTTTATACGTTACCTTTTCGTGGTCGGCATTTTGGTATGGACAACTGACGCTCTATAATTCGACAACTTGTTACTCAAAACTTTATTATAATTCCGCAGTTATTAATGGTAGCGATCCTGAACACAGAAATGTATCTGGATGGAAGCGATGCCGAAGCGAATCTGGATGCTTTAATGATGTCCGGATGCGGTATTTTAGCAATGTCGAAGGTGACGTGTTTCCGTATTTACTCTTCGAGATTGATCATCAATTTTTCTTCGGCTGCGAAAGATTACAACGAGctcgacaacgacgacgacaacgacaaTGAGAAACGAACGATCATGCGACGACACGCGTACATGGCAAAAGTAACGCTTATCAGTATGGTATTTTCCGCAAATTTCTGTGCAGCTATCTTTGCCATTTTGCCTGTATTGCTAAGTAACGAAGAGGAGAGCAACGTGACCGTGAAAGATACAGTGTCATACCCTATGCCTTCGGCACACGTTATAGAGCTGGTAAAGTTTCCAGAGAGTCTACAACTGATCGTTTTCTTTATGGAATTCTTGATGTTGGTGGTCACCAGTATGGGAAACCTTGGTAATGACTCGTAATGAGCTTGGTAATGATTTGAAAAGCTGAAAGATTGTCTTGAATTTTGAACATCGTCGATAGGCAGCGATGCATTTTTCTTCGGTATCGTTTTTCACCTGTGCGGTCAAGTGGAGATACTGAAAATAAAGTTTAGCAGAGCGATCGACGATAATGGTAGAGGCGCAGAAAATTTACACTCGTTAATCAACAGGCacgattatttattgaaattaagcGTGATGCTGAACGATACAATTAGTTTGGTTTTGGCTATGCAACTGTTATCCAGTTGTATACTTATTTGTACGTGCGGTGAGCATTTATAAATCTTTAATTTGCCCGTTGACACGTTGATTGACacgttattataataattaataactcattCATCGCTATATTGGTCTTCATTGACTGCCATTGCGAATTTCATTCGGTCACATAGCTATGAAATATAAGTATTAATTCAGCTAAATTATAACGTATCAATCAACGCGATAAAAATACAATTACATCCTTAATTAACTGCCCGTTGTTTTCCTAGGATTTCAGTTTATTCTCGCGCTGCACGATGGAAATGTTGTGATGGTGATAAAAACGTTCATTATACTGAGCACTTTGATGATACAACTGTTCGGGTACAGTTACGTGGGTAATTACTTGAAGTGTCAAATGGATGAAATCGGATACTCTTCGTACAATTGCAGCTGGTACAAACTTCCAACAAACGTGGCCAAGGATATTGTGATCGTGATCCTAAATGCTCAGAAACCGGTTCATCTAATGGCTGGAAAGTTCTTCGTCGTCAATCTGGAGGGTTTTATGAGCATTCTGAAGACCTCGATGTCGTATCTCTCGGTTCTACGCGTAATGATTAACGCATGATTCATCTATACTAGTTATCGCTATAGTTTTAGCGCTAGGAGTACctaatttctttgaaaaaggaaggacgtaaaattaataaagtaaACGTTGATTCTTGTCTAACAGAGATTATCAGATGAAATATTTCCTCGTTTAATAGCTACAGTCGCAGCCGTGACATTTGTATAACGTGTTTTCGTTGTTATTGCGGTATGCGTGGGTGGCACATTGGCAGCGCCTTGAGCTACCTTTATGGAGCAACGTCGCTACGGACTATTAAACTTGACCTACAGACGGGATCGCATGCCAAGTATGTAGACACGGACGTGTCGATCGAGGACGACTATCAATCGGATATTTGTTCTCATAAATGCAAGAAACAACTCGGCTCGTTTCGCGATCATTTATTATATCCTTGTGATGGACACCGGTATAACTTGCTTAAATATCATTGTACAGAGGACTGTTCTTAATATTTGCATATAATTGACGTAACTTTCTCGGGGTGCAATACACGGGAATATCCTCTTCAGAGAATTGTAGAAAGTCCACCAGACTTTCTTCAAGCTCTTGCTGATAGACAGAACCCGCGTATTTCGCTTCGATGGAACGACGATCGCTGTCTGATATCTACAGATTCGATGGTGTTCAATGAATTCTAAATATGTAAAAGAATTCCTAGTTTCATCATCACTCACCGCGTTCCATTTTGATCTCATCAGAGCTCGTATGCAATCGTCGTTCAATGACTGAGCAGGGATCGCCTGTTTTGAAAAATACGTCAGATTTGCTGCAAAAATTGAATCACTTTTTTTCTTTACCGTTTTCGACAACAAGGTAGCACGGTTCTCCACTCGCAGACACTCGAATCGATCGTAGAATATCGCCATCGCCCAGGGCTCCCGGAAGTACGCGTACAAATCGGAGATCAGCGAGTTCTGACACGATCAATTTGCGCATTTTGTACATTTAGCAAAGGTGAGAATTTAACGGAAAGTTAACGGGAAGAGGCTTACTTGGTATCGCGTTTTCAACTCGTTCAACATCGTTTCGTGTTTCCCGTACAACGCGATCATATGGTACACCTCGAAATCCTAAGTGAAACGAGAAATTcttttatgtatataaaaaatcgAGGAAACGTGGACGCGATGAAGtgtacctttttgctgaaacaGGTGATGGTCTCCACCGAGTCGTAACGGTTCAATCGTATCCGGAAGTAGCCGATTTCCGACGTGCAAGAGCCTGTCGTCAGCACTTTGCCCTAAATCGAGGAGAATACTTTTTTTCATCGCTCGAATGCCAGAAATATCGTCGTAACGGGGACTCACGTAAAAGTCGAAACGAATCGCGATGCTACGCAGAAGCATTTTTCCAGGCTTGCGAATGTGAAGGTAACGATAACCACCAGGTAAAATGCAGGCCACGATATGAGGTGCACGAAACATGGGTAGgattaaatatttcttgttttttaaCGTGTCAGTGGGTTCCACGTTGTTGCGTTGATGGTTGTCGATAAGCGATCGAAGAACGGACGCCAGCTTGAGAAAAGTATCTCGCGTTTAATATTCCTAAGCTTTTGGAAAGGATTCGAGATACTAACTCTATCGCCGACTTCGATGCTGTTGTAATACTTGTGTTGCCAGGATTCCGCGTAGTATTTTCTACGGTACTTGGTCATGGTCCCAGCGGCAAAGATCGATGGATCGTTCGTCTTGAACTCCGGATCTATGACCAGCTGACCATCGAACACCAGTCCAGCTCTGCAAATCGCTGAAACGTACGCATTTCTATCGTAGATCAGCAGGGTGTACTCGAAGAAACCGATATACCCAGAAATATCTTCATGTTCATCGTCTTCTCGCTGAAATTCACGAAAGCGTCGCAATTGATCATTTTCGTTCTTCCCTTCAATTGGACAATGATCGTTTCTATCATTTGTTCTTCTCCGGAATTCTTCAGGCACCAGTCGATCAATTTCCACCCTACGAGCATTGTAACACCGCTTCTTGAAATCGAGTTCATCGTTTCCGTGTATACCTTCAACATATCATTGCCTCGTTTCATTTATCGCGGAAGATCACCGTGGATATCCCTGTGATTCTCACTTCACAATCGTTGAAAAAGATGGTTTCACCAGTTTCGCAGTGTTGTAACGGAGGTCGTATTATCGTGATCCAAGAAGCCTTCACTCCGGCCTCGAGCAGTCCCTGAAGAGCGC encodes:
- the LOC143305819 gene encoding odorant receptor 4-like isoform X1 — translated: MTSKNKDFVIAMRPFKILSWSMGIWPLQVYNSFAFIRYIFVVGLLLLMIVILNTEMYLDGSDAEANLDALMMTGCSVLAVSKVICFRLYSSRLIINFSSAAKDYNELDNDNYDDNKKRTIMRRHAYMAKVTLISLVLSANFCAAIFAILPVLLSNEEESNVTVEDTVKYPMPSAHVIELVKFPESLQLIIFIMEFLMLVVTTIGNQGSDGLFFGIVFHLCGQAEILKIKFNKAIDDSDRDAENLHLLINRHDYLLKLSVMLNDTISLVLAMQLLVSCILICTCGFQFILALHDGNVVMVIKTFIILSTLMIQLFAYSYLGNYLKCQMDDIGYSSYNCSWYNLPTNVAMVIVIVILKAQKPVHLMAGKFFVVNLEGFMSILKTSMSYLSVLRVMINT
- the LOC143305819 gene encoding odorant receptor 67c-like isoform X2 yields the protein MYLDGSDAEANLDALMMTGCSVLAVSKVICFRLYSSRLIINFSSAAKDYNELDNDNYDDNKKRTIMRRHAYMAKVTLISLVLSANFCAAIFAILPVLLSNEEESNVTVEDTVKYPMPSAHVIELVKFPESLQLIIFIMEFLMLVVTTIGNQGSDGLFFGIVFHLCGQAEILKIKFNKAIDDSDRDAENLHLLINRHDYLLKLSVMLNDTISLVLAMQLLVSCILICTCGFQFILALHDGNVVMVIKTFIILSTLMIQLFAYSYLGNYLKCQMDDIGYSSYNCSWYNLPTNVAMVIVIVILKAQKPVHLMAGKFFVVNLEGFMSILKTSMSYLSVLRVMINT
- the LOC117603818 gene encoding uncharacterized protein LOC117603818, producing the protein MVVILNTEMYLDGSNAEANLDALMMTGCGILAVSKVTCFRLYSSRLIINFSSAAKDYNELDNDNEKRTIMRRHAYMAKVTLISLVLSSNCCAAIFAILPVLLRNVDESNVTMEETVIYPMPSAHVIELVNFPKNLQIIIFITEFLMLVVTSVGNLGSDGFFFGIVFHLCGQAEVLKMEFSRVVDGNGKVVKNFHLLLKRHIYLLKLGQMLSDTISVILAIQLSTSCILICTCGFQFLVVLQDGNTMLSAKTLFVLNALMIQLFAFSYVGDYLKCQMDSIGYSLYKCGWYMLPSNVAKNITFVILKAQKPMHLMAGKFFVVNLEGFMSILKTSMSYLSVLRVMINTKDSDKINRLFLDLFEHSVKMRTSKNKDFAYAMRPFKILSWSMGIWPLQVYNSFAFIRYLFVVGILLLMVAILNTEMYLDGSDAEANLDALMMSGCGILAMSKVTCFRIYSSRLIINFSSAAKDYNELDNDDDNDNEKRTIMRRHAYMAKVTLISMVFSANFCAAIFAILPVLLSNEEESNVTVKDTVSYPMPSAHVIELVKFPESLQLIVFFMEFLMLVVTSMGNLGSDAFFFGIVFHLCGQVEILKIKFSRAIDDNGRGAENLHSLINRHDYLLKLSVMLNDTISLVLAMQLLSSCILICTCGFQFILALHDGNVVMVIKTFIILSTLMIQLFGYSYVGNYLKCQMDEIGYSSYNCSWYKLPTNVAKDIVIVILNAQKPVHLMAGKFFVVNLEGFMSILKTSMSYLSVLRVMINA